A stretch of Vigna angularis cultivar LongXiaoDou No.4 chromosome 4, ASM1680809v1, whole genome shotgun sequence DNA encodes these proteins:
- the LOC108330673 gene encoding peroxidase P7, with the protein MASFCSRLTMSLVLFVLVLGCVNAQLSTDFYYSSCPKLLSTVRSTVQSAISKETRMGASLLRLFFHDCFVNGCDGSILLDDTSSFTGEKNANPNRNSARGYEVIDSIKSAVEKVCPGVVSCADILAIAARDSVQILGGPSWNVKLGRRDARTASQSAANNGIPAPTSNLNQLISRFSALGLSTKDLVALSGGHTIGQARCTNFRARIYNESNIDTSFARTRQSSCPRTSGSGDNNLAPLDLQTPTTFDNYYFRNLVQKKGLLHSDQQLFNGGSTDSIVRGYSTNPSSFSSDFVSAIIKMGDISPLTGSKGEIRKNCRRIN; encoded by the exons ATGGCTTCGTTTTGTTCTAGATTAACTATGAGTTTGGTTCTGTTTGTCCTCGTACTGGGGTGTGTCAATGCACAACTTTCTACCGACTTTTACTACAGTTCTTGCCCAAAACTCCTCTCCACTGTGAGATCCACAGTGCAATCTGCCATATCAAAGGAGACCCGTATGGGTGCTTCTCTCCTCCGCTTGTTCTTCCACGATTGCTTTGTCAAT GGATGTGACGGTTCTATTCTTTTGGATGACACATCAAGCTTCACCGGGGAGAAGAACGCAAACCCCAACAGGAACTCTGCTCGTGGATATGAAGTCATTGACAGCATAAAATCAGCCGTCGAGAAAGTGTGTCCAGGAGTTGTTTCCTGTGCAGATATCCTTGCCATTGCCGCCAGAGACTCTGTTCAAATC CTTGGAGGCCCTAGTTGGAATGTTAAACTTGGAAGAAGAGATGCTAGAACTGCTAGCCAATCTGCTGCCAACAATGGCATTCCTGCACCTACTTCAAACCTTAACCAACTCATCTCAAGATTCAGTGCTCTGGGACTTTCCACAAAGGACTTGGTCGCCTTGTCGG GTGGTCACACAATTGGACAAGCAAGGTGCACAAATTTCAGAGCCCGCATCTACAACGAGAGCAACATAGATACTTCATTTGCCAGGACAAGGCAATCAAGCTGCCCCAGAACATCAGGGTCAGGGGACAACAATCTGGCACCCCTTGATCTTCAGACTCCGACCACATTTGACAACTACTACTTCAGGAACCTGGTTCAGAAGAAGGGTCTTCTCCACTCTGACCAACAACTCTTCAATGGTGGCTCCACTGACTCCATAGTGCGTGGCTACAGCACCAACCCAAGCTCCTTTTCCTCTGATTTTGTATCCGCAATTATCAAGATGGGAGACATCAGCCCCCTCACTGGCTCCAAAGGAGAAATCAGAAAGAACTGCAGAAGGATTAACTAA